In Vigna radiata var. radiata cultivar VC1973A chromosome 3, Vradiata_ver6, whole genome shotgun sequence, the following proteins share a genomic window:
- the LOC106757678 gene encoding BEL1-like homeodomain protein 1 yields the protein MATYFHHGNSEIQSGAADGLQTLVLMNPGYIHYSDAPSQPPPSHAAGNLVFLNPAAVAGANSNGSFNPHAPPSHTQQFVGIPLPASQDLNHHSMHGHHDVSALHGFLPRMQYNHWNALDPASAARDTPRAQQGLSLGLGSFREGQAPGMSGDDLRVSGGSPSSASGVTNNGASGIQSVLLSSKYLKAAHELLEEVVNVNNGIGTELGKKSGGQTKVIGESSAAGSGDGSVGGEGNGKRSSELSTAERQEIQMKKAKLIAMLDEVEQRYRQYHQQMEIVVSSFEQAAGIGSARTYTALALQTISKQFRCLKDAIAGQVRAANKSLGEEDCFGGKIEGSRLKYVDHHLRQQRALQQLGMIQHNAWRPQRGLPERSVSVLRAWLFEHFLHPYPKDSDKHMLAKQTGLTRSQVSNWFINARVRLWKPMVEEMYLEEMKDHEQNGSEDKSSKSNEDSSTKMAAPPEKGPSNETEAKSFNSKQEVSKNQNTAMASVSRPSTSPLGGSVRNQSGFSFMGSSELEGITQGSPKKARNHEMMHSPNSVPSMNIDVKPNEANNEQLSMKFGDERQGRNESSFMGNQTNFIGGFGQYPIGDIGRFDAEQFAPRFSGNGVSLTLGLDSLPGTHQTFLPNQNIQLGRSLDIGEPNEFGSINNSSPHSSAAYESISMQNPKRFAAQLLPDFVT from the exons ATGGCGACATACTTTCATCATGGTAACTCCGAAATCCAATCAGGTGCCGCCGACGGACTCCAAACTCTTGTCCTCATGAACCCAGGTTACATCCACTACTCCGACGCACCGTCGCAGCCCCCGCCCTCACACGCTGCGGGAAATCTCGTCTTTCTCAACCCCGCCGCGGTTGCCGGCGCCAACAGCAACGGCTCCTTCAACCCTCACGCGCCGCCCTCTCACACCCAACAATTCGTTGGAATCCCCCTCCCCGCTTCCCAGGACCTCAACCACCACTCCATGCACGGGCACCACGATGTCTCGGCACTGCATGGCTTCCTCCCGCGCATGCAGTACAATCACTGGAACGCATTAGACCCGGCTTCAGCGGCGCGTGATACCCCACGCGCGCAGCAGGGCTTGTCTCTGGGTCTGGGGTCGTTCCGGGAGGGTCAGGCTCCGGGCATGTCCGGCGACGACTTGCGCGTGTCAGGGGGTTCGCCGTCGTCGGCGTCTGGGGTTACCAATAACGGAGCTTCGGGCATTCAGAGCGTTCTCCTGAGCTCAAAGTACTTGAAGGCAGCGCATGAGCTTCTGGAAGAGGTTGTGAATGTTAACAATGGGATTGGCACCGAGTTGGGTAAAAAGAGTGGGGGACAAACGAAGGTGATTGGAGAATCATCCGCAGCAGGTAGTGGAGATGGTTCAGTTGGTGGGGAAGGGAACGGAAAACGTAGCTCTGAGCTATCAACTGCAGAAAGACAAGAAATTCAGATGAAGAAAGCCAAACTGATTGCCATGCTTGATGAG GTGGAGCAAAGGTACAGGCAGTACCACCAGCAGATGGAGATTGTGGTGTCATCATTTGAGCAAGCTGCGGGGATTGGGTCTGCGAGAACATACACGGCTCTTGCATTGCAAACAATCTCTAAGCAGTTTCGGTGTTTGAAAGATGCTATTGCAGGGCAGGTTCGAGCTGCTAACAAGAGTTTAGGAGAAGAAGATTGCTTTGGAGGGAAAATAGAAGGTTCGAGGCTCAAATATGTGGACCATCATCTGAGGCAGCAACGAGCTCTCCAACAATTGGGAATGATCCAGCACAATGCTTGGAGACCCCAGAGGGGATTGCCTGAAAGATCTGTTTCTGTTCTTCGTGCCTGGCTCTTCGAACACTTCCTCCACCC TTATCCCAAGGACTCGGACAAACACATGTTGGCAAAGCAAACAGGGCTAACAAGGAGCCAG GTCTCAAATTGGTTTATAAATGCTCGGGTTCGGCTTTGGAAGCCAATGGTGGAGGAAATGTACTTGGAAGAGATGAAGGATCATGAACAGAATGGATCTGAGGATAAATCAAGCAAGAGCAATGAAGATTCTTCAACGAAAATGGCAGCTCCACCAGAGAAAGGTCCTTCCAATGAAACCGAGGCGAAAAGTTTCAATTCCAAACAAGAAGTTTCAAAGAACCAGAACACTGCTATGGCTTCAGTTTCTAGACCATCAACTTCACCACTTGGTGGGAGTGTGAGAAACCAATCAGGATTCAGCTTCATGGGGTCTTCAGAGCTGGAAGGGATCACACAAGGAAGTCCGAAGAAAGCAAGGAATCATGAGATGATGCATTCCCCAAATAGTGTCCCTTCAATGAACATTGATGTGAAGCCCAATGAGGCAAACAATGAGCAACTCTCAATGAAATTTGGTGACGAAAGGCAAGGCAGAAACGAATCCTCATTCATGGGAAACCAAACAAACTTCATCGGTGGTTTTGGACAGTACCCAATTGGGGATATTGGAAGGTTTGATGCAGAGCAGTTTGCTCCAAGGTTTTCAGGTAATGGTGTTTCCCTCACTCTTGGTCTTGATTCATTACCCGGAACCCATCAAACATTCCTCCCAAACCAAAACATTCAACTGGGTAGAAGCTTGGACATTGGTGAACCAAATGAGTTTGGTAGCATAAACAATTCCTCTCCTCACTCTTCAGCTGCTTATGAGAGTATCAGCATGCAAAACCCAAAGAGGTTTGCTGCACAATTGTTGCCAGACTTTGTGACCTGA
- the LOC106756683 gene encoding BTB/POZ domain-containing protein At3g05675 isoform X2 has product MVKDKEEKIACVIGDRLTSDVIVRLRTPEGRDDWLYCHSETLVKNCKYFADRLSENWPTCQILDSRNCVDIYCQELDFDYHVNLIRLLYIVIDGSVDDLWHGVRNALGILQVAVELGCPQIITACVNYLEAVTWEEAEEEEILRIVPRMGLQAEPILARLQPVKQSAIINIFVSAIRFSTSSPSPNMNDLKSSAQEQLEYMLTEDDDAPLLTADDNIKVEVKECVNRLFARFIESVTAFFSGTTESLSEAGNVQLFQSYLTDLSWACQILSKLEIMREFVEYWSDASEKIVKVLEQGSSTTEVIEIKLRAVEVTSKVLEAIGYGTVILPTAKRLQVLKVWLPFVRVTKPLIDSVTTNCENAILLKLDGEMWQSLESTFVSIILALPSGDQADILTEWLDNEYMQYPDLTEAFEVWCYRSKVAKRRLSLVGDEHAMTNSF; this is encoded by the exons ATGGTcaag gataaagaagaaaaaattgctTGTGTGATTGGTGACCGATTAACTAGTGATGTTATTGTGAGGCTACGCACTCCGGAAGGTCGAGATGATTGGCTATATTGCCACTCTGAGACTCTTGTAAAAAATTGCAAGTACTTTGCGGATAGGTTGTCTGAGAACTGGCCAACATGTCAGATCCTTGATTCGCGCAATTGTGTCGATATCTATTGCCAAGAGTTGGATTTTGATTACCATGTAAATCTTATACGTCTTCTCTACATTGTCATAGATGGTTCAGTTGATGATTTGTGGCATGGTGTTAGAAATGCCCTTGGCATTCTCCAGGTCGCAGTTGAACTTGGATGCCCGCAGATAATAACTGCATGTGTGAACTACTTAGAAGCTGTTACATGGGAGGAGGCTGAGGAGGAAGAGATCTTGAGAATTGTACCTCGAATGGGATTACAGGCTGAACCTATCCTAGCTAGACTTCAACCAGTTAAGCAGTCTGCTATCATAAATATCTTTGTCTCTGCTATCCGTTTTTCTACGTCATCCCCATCCCCAAATATGAATGATCTTAAATCTTCAGCACAAGAGCAACTTGAGTACATGCTAACTGAAGATGACGATGCCCCTTTATTGACAGCTGATGACAACATAAAAGTCGAAGTAAAAGAATGTGTAAACAGACTATTTGCCCGGTTTATAGAATCGGTAACAGCTTTTTTCTCCGGTACTACAGAGTCACTCTCTGAGGCGGGAAATGTTCAGTTGTTTCAGTCCTATCTGACTGATTTGTCGTGGGCCTGTCAGATATTGAGTAAGTTGGAAATAATGAGAGAATTCGTTGAGTATTGGTCCGATGCTTCAGAAAAAATTGTCAAGGTTCTTGAACAAGGAAGTTCTACAACTGAAGTCATTGAGATAAAGTTAAGAGCTGTTGAGGTGACATCAAAGGTTTTAGAGGCAATTGGTTATGGCACTGTTATATTGCCAACAGCAAAACGCCTTCAAGTTTTGAAAGTGTGGCTTCCGTTTGTAAGGGTTACTAAACCATTGATTGATTCTGTTACAACGAATTGTGAGAATGCCATTCTGCTTAAATTAGATGGCGAAATGTGGCAATCCCTAGAATCCACCTTTGTATCTATAATTCTTGCATTGCCATCTGGGGATCAGGCAGATATCTTAACCGAGTGGCTGGATAACGAGTATATGCAGTATCCAGACTTAACTGAGGCATTTGAAGTATGGTGTTATAGGTCCAAGGTTGCTAAAAGAAGACTATCATTGGTAGGGGATGAGCATGCCATGACCAACTCATTTTGA
- the LOC106756683 gene encoding BTB/POZ domain-containing protein At3g05675 isoform X1, with protein METIDKEEKIACVIGDRLTSDVIVRLRTPEGRDDWLYCHSETLVKNCKYFADRLSENWPTCQILDSRNCVDIYCQELDFDYHVNLIRLLYIVIDGSVDDLWHGVRNALGILQVAVELGCPQIITACVNYLEAVTWEEAEEEEILRIVPRMGLQAEPILARLQPVKQSAIINIFVSAIRFSTSSPSPNMNDLKSSAQEQLEYMLTEDDDAPLLTADDNIKVEVKECVNRLFARFIESVTAFFSGTTESLSEAGNVQLFQSYLTDLSWACQILSKLEIMREFVEYWSDASEKIVKVLEQGSSTTEVIEIKLRAVEVTSKVLEAIGYGTVILPTAKRLQVLKVWLPFVRVTKPLIDSVTTNCENAILLKLDGEMWQSLESTFVSIILALPSGDQADILTEWLDNEYMQYPDLTEAFEVWCYRSKVAKRRLSLVGDEHAMTNSF; from the exons ATGGAAACTATT gataaagaagaaaaaattgctTGTGTGATTGGTGACCGATTAACTAGTGATGTTATTGTGAGGCTACGCACTCCGGAAGGTCGAGATGATTGGCTATATTGCCACTCTGAGACTCTTGTAAAAAATTGCAAGTACTTTGCGGATAGGTTGTCTGAGAACTGGCCAACATGTCAGATCCTTGATTCGCGCAATTGTGTCGATATCTATTGCCAAGAGTTGGATTTTGATTACCATGTAAATCTTATACGTCTTCTCTACATTGTCATAGATGGTTCAGTTGATGATTTGTGGCATGGTGTTAGAAATGCCCTTGGCATTCTCCAGGTCGCAGTTGAACTTGGATGCCCGCAGATAATAACTGCATGTGTGAACTACTTAGAAGCTGTTACATGGGAGGAGGCTGAGGAGGAAGAGATCTTGAGAATTGTACCTCGAATGGGATTACAGGCTGAACCTATCCTAGCTAGACTTCAACCAGTTAAGCAGTCTGCTATCATAAATATCTTTGTCTCTGCTATCCGTTTTTCTACGTCATCCCCATCCCCAAATATGAATGATCTTAAATCTTCAGCACAAGAGCAACTTGAGTACATGCTAACTGAAGATGACGATGCCCCTTTATTGACAGCTGATGACAACATAAAAGTCGAAGTAAAAGAATGTGTAAACAGACTATTTGCCCGGTTTATAGAATCGGTAACAGCTTTTTTCTCCGGTACTACAGAGTCACTCTCTGAGGCGGGAAATGTTCAGTTGTTTCAGTCCTATCTGACTGATTTGTCGTGGGCCTGTCAGATATTGAGTAAGTTGGAAATAATGAGAGAATTCGTTGAGTATTGGTCCGATGCTTCAGAAAAAATTGTCAAGGTTCTTGAACAAGGAAGTTCTACAACTGAAGTCATTGAGATAAAGTTAAGAGCTGTTGAGGTGACATCAAAGGTTTTAGAGGCAATTGGTTATGGCACTGTTATATTGCCAACAGCAAAACGCCTTCAAGTTTTGAAAGTGTGGCTTCCGTTTGTAAGGGTTACTAAACCATTGATTGATTCTGTTACAACGAATTGTGAGAATGCCATTCTGCTTAAATTAGATGGCGAAATGTGGCAATCCCTAGAATCCACCTTTGTATCTATAATTCTTGCATTGCCATCTGGGGATCAGGCAGATATCTTAACCGAGTGGCTGGATAACGAGTATATGCAGTATCCAGACTTAACTGAGGCATTTGAAGTATGGTGTTATAGGTCCAAGGTTGCTAAAAGAAGACTATCATTGGTAGGGGATGAGCATGCCATGACCAACTCATTTTGA
- the LOC106756789 gene encoding E3 ubiquitin-protein ligase PUB22, with the protein MDNEIDVPSFFVCPISLEIMKDPVTVSTGITYDRESIETWLFSKKNTTCPVTKQPLMDYTDLTPNHTLRRLIQAWCTMNASHGIERIPTPKPPVNRTQITKLLKDASHSPLVCLRRLKSIASGSETNKRCMEAAGAVEFLASIVMNNNSNSNDSSNGADPSDGSGFELKTTASDEALSLLHTLDLTEQGLKTLLGFRNGDFIESLTRVMQKGFFESRAYAVFLLKSMSEVADPVQLLHLRQEIFVELVQVLRDQISTKTSKDILQTLIQFSPWGRNRVKAVEAGAVPVLIELLLDCKDRKPCEMMLVLLEILCQCAEGRAELLSHGAGLAIVSKKILRVSTLANDRAVRILLSVSKFSATPHVVQEMLKLGVAAKLCLVLQVDSGNKAKEKAREILKLHARAWKNTPCIPNNLLSSYPAYA; encoded by the coding sequence ATGGACAACGAGATCGATGTTCCTTCCTTCTTCGTCTGCCCCATTTCCTTAGAAATAATGAAGGATCCGGTGACGGTCTCAACGGGCATCACCTACGACCGTGAAAGCATCGAAACGTGGCTGTTTTCCAAGAAAAATACCACATGCCCCGTCACCAAACAACCCTTGATGGATTACACCGATCTCACCCCTAACCACACTCTTCGGAGACTCATCCAAGCCTGGTGTACCATGAACGCTTCTCACGGCATCGAAAGGATCCCAACTCCAAAACCTCCCGTTAACAGGACACAGATTACTAAGCTTCTCAAAGACGCTTCTCACTCCCCTCTCGTATGCCTCCGAAGACTCAAATCCATCGCTTCAGGAAGCGAGACAAATAAGCGATGCATGGAGGCTGCGGGTGCCGTTGAATTCCTGGCATCCATTGTAATGAACAACAACAGCAATAGCAACGATTCTTCAAATGGGGCTGACCCAAGTGATGGATCTGGATTCGAGTTGAAAACAACTGCAAGCGATGAAGCATTGAGCCTGCTTCACACGCTTGATTTAACTGAACAAGGGTTGAAGACTCTTCTTGGCTTCAGAAACGGAGATTTTATTGAGTCTTTGACGAGAGTGATGCAGAAAGGGTTCTTTGAATCACGCGCTTATGCAGTTTTCTTGTTGAAATCTATGTCTGAAGTGGCTGATCCAGTGCAACTGTTGCATCTAAGACAAGAAATTTTCGTGGAACTAGTACAAGTCTTGAGGGATCAGATTTCAACGAAGACATCAAAGGATATCCTTCAAACCTTAATCCAATTCTCTCCTTGGGGGAGGAACAGGGTGAAGGCCGTGGAAGCAGGAGCAGTTCCTGTTTTGATAGAGCTTCTTCTGGATTGCAAGGATAGAAAGCCTTGCGAGATGATGCTGGTGCTGTTGGAGATACTGTGCCAGTGTGCGGAGGGAAGAGCAGAACTATTGAGTCACGGAGCAGGTCTTGCCATTGTTTCAAAGAAGATTCTAAGAGTTTCGACATTGGCAAATGATAGGGCTGTTAGGATTCTTCTTTCTGTGTCCAAGTTCTCTGCGACTCCACATGTTGTTCAAGAGATGCTGAAACTGGGTGTGGCGGCGAAACTGTGCTTGGTGCTTCAGGTGGATAGCGGAAACAAGGCGAAGGAAAAGGCAAGAGAGATACTCAAGTTGCATGCTCGGGCGTGGAAGAATACTCCATGCATACCCAACAATTTGCTTTCTTCATACCCGGCTTATGCGTGA
- the LOC106756944 gene encoding dof zinc finger protein DOF3.5: MERGWKANSVEISPNCPRCGSSNTKFCYYNNYSSTQPRYFCKGCRRYWTKGGSLRNVPIGGGCRKSRRGKYNKALRHVHGPVGHSDDLRPSSSVVSDGPNIDLAQVYASFLNVKPDQVQTVCSPSPEYSSIVNTDFGHSALSEEHHGLTGRLHFHEQPRESHFGEDIEMYFCGLNSIQKHQECSSSHDTTVTKTNFELPPLPGEVAETSHGNVLWSNSEMMVDHALQATQWPLLGPEAYDADFLMGNCWSHFDLPRDASFSMP, encoded by the coding sequence ATGGAGAGAGGGTGGAAGGCTAACAGTGTTGAGATTTCACCAAATTGTCCCAGGTGTGGTTCTTCCAACACCAAGTTCTGCTATTACAATAACTACAGTTCAACTCAACCACGGTACTTTTGCAAGGGCTGCAGAAGGTACTGGACCAAAGGAGGATCCCTCCGCAACGTACCAATTGGTGGTGGCTGCCGGAAAAGTAGAAGGGGTAAATATAATAAGGCCCTAAGACACGTCCATGGCCCAGTTGGGCATTCTGATGATTTAAGGCCTTCATCTTCAGTGGTGTCTGATGGGCCAAATATTGATCTTGCGCAAGTCTATGCAAGTTTTCTCAATGTGAAGCCAGATCAAGTGCAAACAGTTTGCTCTCCTTCTCCTGAGTATTCCAGCATAGTTAACACTGATTTTGGACACAGTGCTTTGTCTGAAGAGCACCATGGCCTTACTGGGCGTTTGCATTTTCATGAACAGCCCAGAGAATCCCATTTTGGTGAGGATATCGAAATGTACTTTTGCGGGTTGAACTCTATCCAGAAGCATCAGGAGTGTAGTAGCAGTCATGATACAACagttacaaaaacaaattttgagttGCCTCCATTACCAGGTGAAGTTGCAGAAACCTCACATGGTAATGTGTTGTGGTCCAATTCTGAGATGATGGTAGATCATGCTTTGCAAGCCACACAATGGCCCCTTCTTGGACCAGAAGCTTATGATGCAGACTTCTTAATGGGTAACTGTTGGAGCCACTTCGATTTGCCAAGGGATGCTTCTTTTTCCATGCCTTGA